Part of the Flavobacteriales bacterium genome is shown below.
CCCACACGGACCGTTGCCCGGTATGCATTCTGAGGATCGATGAACTTCTTACCGTAGATGGCAAATCCAACTGGACCTGCTCCTGAGGCTGTAGGGTGTGGAGTGAATACAGGTGCTGTGTTCAGCCCGTTACCCCCGATGAAGTTCCCAACGTAGTTGAGTAGTGGAGTAGCATCCGCTCCTAGAGCGTATTCTCCTCCTTCAGGTAGGAACGGCTCTCCCTTCTTAGAAGTGAGGTCCTGTGCGCCTACCACCGAGACAGCAAATATGGCTGCCAATAACAATGTGTTTCTTTTCATAATTCTGAATTTAGTGAAACGTAGATTTGATCAAATGTAAATCCGGGTGCAAACATAGGTTATTAACAAATACCATAGTTATTAACATTAACTAGGGTATATAATCGTTGTTTTCTACTTTTTAGGTCCATTAAATATGCCTTCAACGGCTTTCGCTTCGGTCATTCAACATAGGCACGAAGCTGTATTCACCATGAATCTCCTCTTTCAACTCACCTTGTGAGGTCTTGATATACTTATGCATATCCTGTACTTCCCCTTCTCCCACGGGTATTACCAGGATGCCACCAGGACGCAGTTGGTGGACCAATGCGTCAGGAACCCACGGAGCACCGCAGGTCACTAAGATGCGGTCATAGGGACCGTAGGCCTCTTTTCCTTTGTATCCGTCTCCGTAGAAGAATTTAGCACGATATCCGAGTCGGCTCATCAGTGGTTTGGTCTTCTGATAGAGCAATCGCTGACGCTCTATGGACACCAATCGGGCTCCCATGGCTATCAGCACGGCTGCTTGATATCCACTTCCGGTGCCGATTTCCAGCACCTTCATGCCTGGGTCGAGGTCCAGAAGCTGGCTCTGGATCGCCACTGTAGACGGGTGAGATATGGTCTGGCCTGCTGCTATGGGAAAGGCTTTATCCTCATAGGCATGTTCTACAAAGGCGTTGTCCACGAAATAGTGTCTAGGAACATTTGTAACGGCCTGTATGACCCGCTCATCGGTCAATCCTTTGGCCTTCAGTGTTCGGACCATCCTCCTTCGAAGACCTTGATGTCTATATGAGTCTTTCATAAGCGACCGAAAAATACCCTGCTATTCAGCCATGACCTGTTGAAATCCTTGCATTTGATAACAAGTGGCCGTGTATTATCCTCCTAGCTTTGGTCCTGTGCAGAACAAGCAATTACGCATCGGAGTGCTGGGTGCAGGGCATCTAGGCAAGATCCATATCAAGATACTCAAGCAATCCCCGAGCTATGAACTGATCGGATTCTATGATCCCAATCCGGCTGTGAGCGCTAAGACCCAGGCAGAACTGGAAGTCAAAGCCTACCAGGACATGGATATGCTCTTAGATGATGTGGATGTAGTGGATATCGTGACCCCGACTCTCAGCCATTTTGACTGTGCGATCAAGGGGCTCCGTAAGTTCAAGCATCTATTCATCGAAAAGCCCATCACGAATACGCTAGATGAGGCCAAACAACTGAGAAAACTGGCCGAAGAAGCGGGCACCAAGATCCAAGTAGGACATGTAGAGCGGTTCAACCCGGCCTATCAAGCGGTGGCCGAGCGATTGGATCGGCCCATGTTCATAGAGACCCACCGTTTGGCACAATTCAATCCCAGAGGCACCGATGTTCCGGTGGTCCTGGACCTGATGATCCACGATATCGACATCATTTTACACGTGACCCGCTCCAATGTACGCTCGGTACATGCTAGCGGGGTGAATGTGATCAGCGAAACACCTGATATCGCCAATGCACGCATCGAATTCGAGAATGGATGCGTGGCCAACCTGACCGCGAGTCGCATCTCTCTCAAGAACATGCGGAAAAGCCGATTCTTCCAGCGGGATGCCTATATCAGCGTGGATTTTCTGGAGAAAGTGAGTGAAGTGGTCTCGATGGCCGAGATCGAAGGTGAGCCGGATCCATTTGCCATCACCATGGACCCGGGCAATGGAAAGCCCTTAAGAGAAGTAACGTTCGACCGACCGGAAGTGGAGCCCAATAATGCCATAGGTGATGAACTCGAAGCTCTGGCACAGGCCATCCATACAGACACAGAACCACCAGTGACCGCTGAGGATGGCTACATGGCCTT
Proteins encoded:
- a CDS encoding protein-L-isoaspartate(D-aspartate) O-methyltransferase; protein product: MKDSYRHQGLRRRMVRTLKAKGLTDERVIQAVTNVPRHYFVDNAFVEHAYEDKAFPIAAGQTISHPSTVAIQSQLLDLDPGMKVLEIGTGSGYQAAVLIAMGARLVSIERQRLLYQKTKPLMSRLGYRAKFFYGDGYKGKEAYGPYDRILVTCGAPWVPDALVHQLRPGGILVIPVGEGEVQDMHKYIKTSQGELKEEIHGEYSFVPMLNDRSESR
- a CDS encoding Gfo/Idh/MocA family oxidoreductase — its product is MQNKQLRIGVLGAGHLGKIHIKILKQSPSYELIGFYDPNPAVSAKTQAELEVKAYQDMDMLLDDVDVVDIVTPTLSHFDCAIKGLRKFKHLFIEKPITNTLDEAKQLRKLAEEAGTKIQVGHVERFNPAYQAVAERLDRPMFIETHRLAQFNPRGTDVPVVLDLMIHDIDIILHVTRSNVRSVHASGVNVISETPDIANARIEFENGCVANLTASRISLKNMRKSRFFQRDAYISVDFLEKVSEVVSMAEIEGEPDPFAITMDPGNGKPLREVTFDRPEVEPNNAIGDELEALAQAIHTDTEPPVTAEDGYMALSIAHRIMEQIERRSMK